A part of Halobacillus shinanisalinarum genomic DNA contains:
- a CDS encoding FAD-binding oxidoreductase gives MNLTESNLYEELRRFLQDHQVTKNETQIEQHSHDESYHKASSPDLVVFPESTDEVSAVVKVANAYKTPVVPYGLGTSLEGHVIPYQHGITIDFSQMSKVLEVREKDFLVKVQPGVTRSQLNKELKKYGLFFSVDPGADATLGGMAATNASGTTSVRYGVMRDQVRDLEVVLAEGEVIHTGNLAQKSSSGYNLNSLFVGSEGTLGCITELTLKVYGIPEHVVAARASFRSVDDAVEAVVSILQAGVPIARVELVDEPSMKQANLFSETNYKEQPTLFLEFHGNEPGLNHDVEFTKEIVKDHHCEAIYFEDDNAARNRLWEARHNLAYAYVHGNPGKKLMVTDVCVPISELAGAIKHAREQVNELNLNGGILGHVGDGNYHILLMMDMDDPEEVKKAEQLNEQIVEYALQRGGTCTGEHGVGFGKMKYQHKEHGQALQVMEKIKLALDQREILNPYKLVHQKRNSL, from the coding sequence ATGAACTTAACAGAGAGCAACTTATATGAAGAATTAAGAAGATTCTTGCAAGACCACCAAGTAACGAAAAATGAAACACAGATTGAACAACATAGTCATGATGAATCTTATCATAAAGCCAGTTCTCCGGATTTGGTCGTTTTTCCAGAGAGTACCGACGAAGTGAGCGCAGTTGTTAAAGTGGCAAATGCGTATAAGACACCGGTCGTTCCCTATGGACTTGGAACCAGTTTAGAGGGTCATGTTATTCCATATCAACATGGAATTACGATCGACTTTTCCCAGATGAGCAAAGTGTTAGAGGTTAGGGAAAAGGATTTTTTAGTTAAAGTTCAACCAGGCGTCACGCGGTCACAGTTGAATAAGGAACTCAAGAAATATGGGCTTTTCTTCTCGGTTGATCCAGGTGCAGATGCTACGCTAGGTGGTATGGCTGCTACTAACGCTAGTGGGACGACGTCTGTCAGATACGGTGTTATGCGTGATCAAGTACGTGATTTAGAAGTCGTTCTTGCTGAAGGGGAAGTAATCCATACAGGTAACTTGGCACAAAAGTCATCGTCAGGCTACAACTTAAATAGTCTTTTTGTAGGTTCAGAGGGGACGTTAGGCTGTATTACAGAATTAACGTTAAAGGTTTACGGGATTCCTGAGCATGTTGTTGCAGCAAGGGCCTCGTTTAGAAGCGTGGATGATGCAGTTGAAGCTGTCGTCTCCATTTTGCAGGCAGGTGTACCAATTGCTAGAGTGGAGCTTGTGGACGAACCGTCGATGAAGCAAGCCAACCTGTTTAGTGAAACGAATTACAAAGAACAACCTACTTTATTTTTAGAATTTCACGGTAATGAACCAGGGCTGAACCATGACGTAGAATTTACTAAAGAAATTGTAAAGGATCACCACTGTGAAGCCATTTATTTTGAGGATGATAATGCAGCAAGAAATCGCTTATGGGAAGCGAGACACAATCTTGCCTATGCTTATGTACATGGAAATCCAGGTAAAAAGTTGATGGTTACAGATGTTTGTGTGCCGATTTCGGAATTGGCCGGTGCGATTAAACACGCCAGAGAGCAGGTGAATGAATTAAACCTTAATGGGGGAATTCTCGGTCATGTAGGTGATGGAAACTATCACATCCTGCTCATGATGGATATGGATGATCCAGAAGAAGTGAAAAAAGCGGAACAGTTGAATGAGCAAATTGTTGAATATGCTTTACAACGTGGCGGTACCTGTACAGGTGAACATGGGGTAGGGTTTGGAAAAATGAAATATCAACACAAAGAACATGGACAAGCGTTACAAGTAATGGAGAAAATCAAGCTAGCCCTAGACCAAAGAGAGATTCTTAATCCTTACAAGCTCGTTCATCAAAAAAGGAACAGCTTATGA
- a CDS encoding YnfA family protein — translation MFMVVILFLLAGLAEIGGGYLIWLWLREGKPFYWGIVGGFSLVMYGVIATFQTFPSFGRVYAAYGGVFIILSLLWGWLIDKKTPDAYDWIGAVICLIGVSVMLWAPRN, via the coding sequence ATGTTCATGGTGGTTATACTGTTCCTTTTAGCTGGACTAGCTGAAATTGGCGGTGGGTATCTCATTTGGCTTTGGCTTAGGGAGGGTAAACCTTTTTATTGGGGGATAGTTGGCGGATTTTCCCTAGTTATGTATGGAGTGATCGCTACGTTTCAAACCTTTCCTTCTTTTGGAAGGGTGTACGCAGCCTATGGAGGAGTTTTTATTATATTATCCCTCCTTTGGGGATGGCTAATTGATAAAAAAACACCAGATGCATATGATTGGATTGGCGCGGTAATATGTTTAATAGGAGTGTCTGTGATGTTGTGGGCACCCCGGAACTAG
- a CDS encoding SDR family oxidoreductase, giving the protein MYPKYPYYKKITETKQQPLTFKPQHQDQQPGIETAMDPKPIIENPDYKGSEKLKNKVAIITGGDSGIGASVAIAYAKEGADLVIPYFYEYENEDAFRTKKRIEELGRKCLLITGDLREPKHCESVINQTIESFGKLNILVNNHGVQFPQASLTNITNEQFDDTFKTNIYSFFYLAKAALPHLNEGDAIINTTSVVAYEGNKQLIDYTATKGAIVGFTSALSQNVADKGIRVNAVAPGPIWTPLIPASFSRQDVEKFGADTPMKKAGQPFELAPAYVYLSSDDSCYVTGQVIHVNGGKMVSS; this is encoded by the coding sequence ATGTACCCTAAATACCCTTACTACAAGAAAATCACCGAGACTAAACAACAGCCATTGACCTTCAAACCCCAACATCAAGACCAACAGCCTGGGATTGAAACTGCTATGGATCCAAAGCCAATTATTGAAAACCCCGATTATAAGGGCAGTGAAAAATTAAAAAATAAAGTGGCCATTATTACGGGAGGAGATAGCGGAATTGGTGCATCTGTCGCGATTGCCTATGCGAAAGAAGGAGCAGATCTGGTTATTCCGTACTTTTATGAGTATGAAAATGAGGATGCATTCCGAACAAAAAAACGGATTGAAGAACTTGGACGCAAGTGTCTTCTCATAACGGGTGATCTTAGGGAACCGAAACATTGTGAAAGTGTTATCAATCAAACGATTGAAAGCTTTGGCAAGTTAAATATTCTTGTCAATAATCATGGTGTTCAATTTCCGCAGGCAAGTTTAACTAATATTACAAATGAACAATTTGACGACACATTTAAAACCAATATTTACTCCTTCTTTTACTTAGCAAAAGCTGCACTGCCACATTTAAATGAAGGAGATGCAATTATCAATACGACGTCTGTTGTGGCTTATGAAGGCAACAAACAACTCATTGATTACACAGCTACTAAAGGAGCTATTGTAGGCTTCACCAGTGCCTTGTCACAAAATGTTGCGGACAAAGGCATTCGAGTGAATGCTGTTGCGCCTGGGCCGATTTGGACACCGCTTATTCCAGCGAGTTTTTCCAGGCAGGATGTTGAAAAGTTTGGTGCGGACACTCCGATGAAAAAGGCAGGGCAGCCGTTTGAGCTCGCCCCAGCCTATGTATATTTATCCTCTGATGATTCATGCTACGTCACTGGTCAAGTGATCCATGTAAATGGAGGAAAAATGGTAAGTTCGTAA
- a CDS encoding alpha/beta fold hydrolase, producing MPAYHVEKVGQGEPLVFLPAGGFTGNEGMNIAEYLQDDYEIHMIDLPGFGRGKKHAGRCTSLDMAKWLADYLDQEGIKVTNLVGHSLGGALTLAFAVHFPERVKKLLLLDQGHKSFPRIPTSEYGVFAFAFPLMNRFVQLFGRTFLKRLEPLFSGGNADEDFEMKVSQFCDQVLIKDTSYVRTALKQPSSLTAEGLQLMFGFYNLNILKLLKKVTVPTYLAYGSFENINEKERKITYKNIRKLKRKALPIEYRKVRGGHYVHWSDPTLLPDMKAFLERRGKEDEATTTSNRISETVY from the coding sequence ATGCCGGCTTACCACGTTGAAAAGGTTGGACAGGGAGAACCGTTAGTTTTTCTTCCTGCAGGTGGATTTACTGGGAACGAGGGAATGAATATAGCGGAATATCTCCAAGACGATTATGAAATACATATGATAGACTTGCCTGGTTTTGGAAGAGGGAAGAAGCACGCAGGTCGCTGCACTTCACTCGATATGGCCAAGTGGCTTGCTGACTACCTCGACCAGGAAGGGATCAAGGTAACCAATCTGGTGGGACATTCACTTGGCGGGGCATTAACTTTGGCTTTTGCTGTTCACTTCCCCGAACGAGTGAAAAAGCTTCTCCTGCTGGATCAAGGACACAAATCCTTTCCCAGAATCCCAACCTCTGAATATGGGGTATTTGCGTTTGCTTTTCCATTAATGAATCGATTCGTTCAACTATTTGGGCGCACCTTTTTGAAAAGACTTGAACCGCTATTCTCAGGTGGAAATGCGGATGAGGATTTTGAAATGAAAGTAAGTCAATTTTGCGATCAAGTGTTGATCAAGGATACCTCTTATGTAAGGACAGCTCTGAAACAACCTAGCAGCCTCACAGCGGAAGGACTTCAGCTAATGTTCGGTTTCTATAACTTGAATATCCTAAAACTTCTAAAGAAAGTTACCGTGCCAACTTATCTGGCCTATGGTTCTTTTGAAAATATAAATGAAAAAGAACGTAAAATTACATACAAAAATATCCGTAAGCTGAAGAGGAAAGCACTCCCTATTGAATACAGGAAAGTGAGGGGAGGGCATTATGTGCATTGGAGTGATCCAACACTGCTTCCCGATATGAAAGCTTTCCTAGAAAGGAGGGGGAAGGAAGATGAAGCAACGACCACATCCAATAGAATCAGCGAAACAGTTTACTAA
- a CDS encoding uracil-DNA glycosylase, translating into MELPDWLLDKAREKMEPYHVEGFVLGQGNENAEVVIVGEAPGENEAVKGEPFIGRAGDELDKQLAYVGLKREDIYITSAVRSRPYKWVKTNKGGERKANRKPNKKEVLAHAPILDYQLEKLSPSLIITLGGVAYERLTGRGDKLADVLGQVIETPIKELRNEEYRLSYKSFSIFPMYHPAAVFYNPKIKGDIYASLDNLKAYLADHNLIEKS; encoded by the coding sequence ATGGAACTTCCGGATTGGCTGCTGGATAAGGCTAGAGAGAAAATGGAGCCCTATCATGTTGAAGGGTTTGTACTTGGACAAGGCAATGAGAATGCAGAGGTCGTGATCGTGGGTGAAGCACCTGGGGAGAATGAAGCGGTAAAAGGGGAACCTTTTATCGGAAGAGCAGGTGATGAACTTGATAAGCAACTAGCCTATGTGGGACTTAAAAGAGAAGACATCTATATTACGAGTGCTGTGCGGAGCCGACCGTATAAGTGGGTGAAAACGAATAAAGGTGGGGAGCGTAAAGCTAATCGTAAACCTAATAAAAAGGAAGTCTTAGCACATGCGCCTATCTTAGATTATCAGCTTGAAAAACTATCACCTTCGCTCATTATTACCTTAGGTGGAGTTGCTTACGAACGTTTAACAGGTCGAGGAGATAAGCTGGCAGACGTCCTTGGTCAGGTGATCGAAACACCTATCAAGGAGCTTCGGAATGAAGAATATCGGCTTTCCTATAAATCGTTTAGCATTTTTCCAATGTATCACCCTGCAGCCGTTTTCTATAATCCTAAAATTAAAGGAGATATTTATGCTTCATTAGATAACCTTAAAGCCTATTTGGCTGATCACAATCTTATAGAAAAGTCATAG
- a CDS encoding ribonucleoside-diphosphate reductase subunit alpha, translating to MEMVHTLDWQDWLERQKGNFLSLDVQRLLDKLPSMNLGQMGHEEQAKALILECLAEISETEPDWTFLAARMQLEMMYEASNRNRGMSEPYMGLHHLIELLMDEEIYSTNLLTSYSKQEIEELEAAIVPGRDHLFTYIGLKTLGDRYLARSKAGNMFELPQERFMIIAMTLMAQEDRSKRLDLVKESYWALSHLYMTVATPTLANAGKRYGQLSSCFIDTVDDSLQSIYDTNTDVANLSKHGGGIGVYLGKIRSRGSDIRGFKGVSSGVLPWMKQLNNTAVSVDQLGQRQGAVAVYLDVWHKDIFPFLDSRLNNGDERQRTHDLFTGVSIPDVFMEAVEKREDWYLFDPHEVRSVMGFSLEDYFDETRGDGSFRQRYYACVDNPDLSKETVPAIDVIKRIMIGQLETGTPYMFYRDEVNRMNPNSHKGMVYCSNLCTEITQNQSPTVQEEQYVEDGKIITVQEPGEFVVCNLSSVNLGRAVPAGVLARLIPIQVRMLDNVIDQNSIPVKQAQLTNQSYRGIGLGTFGWAHLLAQKKIAWESDEAVDYTKEVYEGIAYYSILASSQLAREKGSYPLFEGSDWDTGAFFVKRSFDQDSSWNWEQLQRDVAERGMRNGYLMAVAPNSSTSIIAGSTASIDPIFKKFYSEEKKDYKIPVTAPDLSTETYWYYKSAYDIDQHTSIKQNAVRQRYVDQSISFNIYVRNSIKAKELLAIHLDAWRQGLKTTYYTRSTSSQGEYDDCESCSS from the coding sequence ATGGAGATGGTACATACATTAGATTGGCAAGATTGGTTGGAACGTCAGAAGGGAAATTTCCTGTCGCTTGATGTGCAGCGATTGTTGGACAAGCTACCTTCGATGAATCTGGGCCAGATGGGGCACGAGGAGCAGGCGAAGGCATTGATCTTGGAGTGTTTGGCGGAGATTAGTGAGACAGAGCCGGATTGGACGTTTCTCGCGGCGAGGATGCAGCTTGAGATGATGTATGAGGCGTCGAACCGTAACCGCGGGATGAGCGAGCCTTATATGGGGTTGCATCATTTGATTGAGTTGTTAATGGACGAGGAAATTTATAGTACAAATCTACTTACTTCTTATTCGAAACAGGAAATCGAGGAGCTAGAAGCGGCGATTGTGCCTGGTCGTGATCATTTGTTTACTTATATTGGCTTAAAGACGCTTGGAGATCGTTATTTGGCAAGGTCAAAAGCTGGTAATATGTTTGAGCTTCCTCAGGAGCGGTTTATGATCATTGCGATGACGTTAATGGCACAGGAGGATCGTTCAAAACGGTTAGATTTGGTAAAAGAATCTTATTGGGCCTTGAGTCATCTCTATATGACAGTGGCAACGCCAACCCTGGCTAATGCAGGGAAACGTTATGGTCAGCTGAGCTCATGCTTTATTGATACCGTCGACGACAGCCTGCAGTCGATTTATGATACGAACACGGACGTTGCAAATTTGAGTAAGCATGGTGGCGGGATTGGTGTTTATCTAGGGAAAATTCGCAGCCGCGGTAGTGATATTCGTGGCTTTAAAGGTGTTTCCTCTGGGGTACTGCCGTGGATGAAGCAGCTTAACAATACAGCTGTCAGTGTGGACCAGCTCGGTCAGCGGCAAGGTGCGGTTGCCGTCTACCTTGATGTTTGGCACAAGGATATTTTTCCGTTTCTCGACAGTCGGTTGAATAATGGTGATGAACGGCAGCGGACACATGACTTGTTTACGGGAGTCTCGATTCCGGATGTGTTTATGGAAGCTGTTGAGAAGCGTGAAGACTGGTATTTATTCGATCCGCATGAGGTCCGCTCCGTAATGGGCTTTTCTCTTGAGGATTATTTTGACGAAACACGTGGGGATGGCTCGTTTCGACAGCGTTATTACGCTTGTGTTGATAACCCTGATTTGTCAAAAGAAACCGTGCCCGCGATCGATGTTATTAAGCGGATCATGATTGGCCAGCTTGAAACGGGAACACCGTACATGTTTTACCGTGATGAGGTTAATCGCATGAATCCGAACAGTCATAAAGGGATGGTGTATTGCAGTAATTTGTGTACAGAAATTACCCAAAATCAAAGTCCTACTGTCCAGGAAGAACAATATGTTGAGGATGGCAAGATCATTACTGTTCAAGAACCAGGTGAGTTCGTTGTTTGTAACTTATCGAGTGTGAACTTAGGGCGCGCGGTTCCAGCTGGAGTTCTTGCAAGGCTGATTCCGATCCAAGTCCGGATGCTTGATAATGTCATTGATCAAAATTCAATTCCAGTGAAGCAGGCACAACTGACGAATCAATCCTACCGCGGCATCGGCCTTGGTACGTTTGGCTGGGCTCACTTACTTGCTCAGAAAAAAATCGCCTGGGAATCAGATGAAGCAGTTGACTATACGAAGGAAGTGTATGAGGGAATTGCTTACTATTCCATCCTTGCCAGCAGTCAACTTGCCCGTGAAAAAGGCAGTTATCCATTATTTGAAGGGTCGGACTGGGATACAGGAGCATTTTTTGTTAAACGGTCGTTTGATCAAGATAGTAGTTGGAACTGGGAGCAGCTACAACGTGACGTGGCCGAGAGGGGAATGCGTAATGGATACTTAATGGCTGTGGCTCCGAACTCCAGTACCTCAATCATTGCCGGTAGCACAGCAAGCATTGATCCGATTTTCAAAAAGTTTTATTCCGAGGAGAAAAAGGATTATAAGATTCCTGTGACGGCCCCTGATTTAAGCACAGAAACGTATTGGTATTATAAATCAGCATACGATATTGATCAGCATACAAGCATAAAGCAAAATGCCGTGCGCCAGAGATATGTGGATCAGTCGATATCATTTAATATCTATGTTCGTAATTCGATTAAAGCTAAAGAACTGCTTGCTATACATTTAGATGCCTGGAGACAGGGATTGAAGACGACTTACTATACGCGCTCCACCTCTAGTCAAGGGGAATATGACGATTGTGAGAGCTGCTCATCCTAA
- a CDS encoding sodium:calcium antiporter, giving the protein MNSLLIILLFLLSGAATFFIASRLSVFGDAVKEKSQFSSAFMGVIIGVAVSLPELTSSITAIAIDSPDLAVGNLIGSNLFNLMGLAIFDLVYRRHQIMDHTTRESKLYGWLVVAMTLIVMVGLILTLPAHFYHISYTTIIMTLLYFIGTRWINRRTNYQGRKAKMENSKYTDYTYKQVLNRFVLAAVGIMIMGTILTVAAERLAVITGLGASFVGSFLVAISTSLPDAVSVGVALKLRNFNLGVSSLIGSNAFNLMILAFTDIIYLQGNLLKESSSANLITGGVSVVFMLFIIYSITRRKVRSTWSYMMPSILIVLCYFVTTYAVFQLS; this is encoded by the coding sequence ATGAACAGTTTATTAATCATATTATTATTTTTGTTGTCAGGTGCGGCAACATTTTTTATAGCTTCAAGGTTATCTGTGTTTGGTGATGCTGTAAAGGAGAAAAGTCAGTTTTCCTCCGCCTTTATGGGAGTGATCATTGGCGTAGCTGTTTCCCTGCCTGAGTTAACTTCAAGTATAACAGCTATTGCCATAGATTCTCCTGATCTTGCAGTAGGGAATTTAATTGGCAGTAATTTATTTAACTTAATGGGTCTGGCTATATTTGATCTTGTTTACCGACGTCATCAAATCATGGATCATACAACACGTGAGAGTAAGCTGTATGGTTGGCTTGTTGTTGCTATGACGCTTATTGTAATGGTGGGATTAATACTAACTCTTCCTGCCCATTTTTATCATATAAGTTATACAACGATCATAATGACGTTGCTCTATTTTATTGGAACAAGGTGGATAAATCGCCGGACAAATTACCAGGGTCGAAAAGCAAAAATGGAAAATAGCAAGTACACAGACTACACGTATAAACAGGTGTTGAATCGCTTTGTTTTAGCTGCGGTTGGAATTATGATCATGGGTACTATTTTAACAGTTGCTGCAGAGAGACTTGCTGTGATTACAGGACTTGGCGCTTCGTTTGTAGGATCTTTCCTTGTGGCAATTAGTACATCTTTGCCTGATGCGGTGAGTGTAGGCGTTGCATTAAAGCTTAGAAACTTTAATTTAGGTGTTAGTTCTTTAATAGGAAGTAATGCATTTAATCTAATGATTTTAGCTTTTACGGATATCATTTATCTGCAAGGAAATTTGTTAAAGGAATCGAGCTCTGCAAACTTAATTACAGGTGGGGTCTCGGTTGTGTTCATGCTATTCATCATTTATAGCATAACCCGTCGAAAAGTAAGATCAACATGGAGTTATATGATGCCTTCGATTCTAATTGTCTTGTGTTATTTTGTAACGACATACGCGGTCTTTCAACTTAGTTAA
- a CDS encoding sigma-70 family RNA polymerase sigma factor, with the protein MISKEQTEDIPQLPNDKQTEPTINELVEEWIHVYGHDLKWLAYSYVKDHSLAEDLTQEAFIKAYQKYSTFKQQSSVKTWLYKITINLCKDHLKSSYIKRVIKKSTEVFRSIPSPHATPEEYLVNKSEDEELLEQILKLDNKYREMIILYYFEEFDVKDIAHVLKVSPNTVKTRLRRARQLLQEQLTSEGGSQDE; encoded by the coding sequence TTGATTAGCAAAGAGCAAACAGAGGATATTCCACAACTGCCAAATGATAAGCAAACTGAACCAACTATTAATGAATTAGTTGAAGAATGGATTCACGTGTACGGCCATGATCTCAAATGGCTCGCCTACTCATATGTGAAGGACCACTCCTTAGCTGAAGACCTAACCCAGGAAGCGTTCATTAAAGCCTACCAAAAATATTCAACGTTTAAGCAACAATCTAGTGTTAAAACGTGGCTTTATAAAATAACGATAAACTTATGTAAGGATCATCTTAAGAGTTCCTACATTAAAAGAGTGATCAAGAAAAGTACAGAAGTTTTCCGTAGTATCCCTTCCCCACACGCCACACCAGAGGAGTATCTAGTCAACAAAAGTGAGGATGAAGAGCTTCTTGAACAGATTCTTAAATTGGATAACAAGTATAGAGAAATGATTATCTTATATTATTTTGAGGAATTTGATGTGAAAGATATAGCCCATGTGTTAAAAGTCAGTCCGAACACAGTTAAAACGAGACTAAGGCGGGCACGTCAGCTTTTGCAAGAACAGCTGACCTCAGAAGGAGGTTCACAAGATGAATGA
- a CDS encoding ribonucleotide-diphosphate reductase subunit beta: protein MDTAIHKRKLVDREAPNASTGIVNGRSSNVLNWDDTRYSWAYPMYKRMLSNFWIPNEINMSNDLKQWPQLTEQEQASFKKIIGLLAFLDSIQTDYAGKITDYLTDSSLSALMQVLAFQEVVHNQSYSYVLSTLVDQSEQERIFEYWKHDEVLVERNEFITGGYQAFSDEPTLESFLKSLVYDVVLEGLFFYAGFAFFYNLARNQKMVSTSTMINYINRDEQIHVNLFTRIFKETLTENPELDRNEYEQFVTETFAEAAELEIKWAHHIIGDRFPGIPIGDLEDYIRFMANNRCSQMGAEKPFPGYQENPLKWIRAYQEVDEGKSDFFEQKSRQYTKVSEDNGFDDL, encoded by the coding sequence TTGGATACTGCCATTCATAAGCGGAAGCTTGTCGATCGTGAAGCACCAAATGCTTCAACAGGAATTGTTAACGGCCGAAGCTCAAACGTACTCAATTGGGACGATACCCGTTATTCTTGGGCTTACCCCATGTACAAACGAATGCTCTCGAACTTTTGGATTCCGAATGAAATTAATATGAGCAATGATTTAAAACAGTGGCCTCAGTTAACGGAGCAAGAACAGGCTTCTTTTAAAAAGATTATTGGTTTGCTTGCGTTCCTTGACTCAATCCAAACTGATTATGCCGGGAAGATTACGGACTATCTAACTGACTCGAGTTTGTCGGCACTCATGCAAGTGCTGGCTTTTCAGGAAGTTGTCCATAATCAATCCTACTCTTATGTGCTATCGACGCTCGTTGATCAAAGTGAGCAGGAACGTATTTTTGAATATTGGAAACATGATGAGGTATTGGTTGAGCGGAACGAATTTATAACTGGCGGCTACCAAGCTTTCTCTGATGAGCCTACATTAGAGAGTTTTCTAAAATCACTGGTATATGATGTCGTACTTGAGGGATTGTTCTTCTATGCGGGTTTTGCGTTCTTCTACAATTTGGCACGCAATCAGAAGATGGTATCGACGAGTACAATGATTAACTACATTAATCGTGATGAACAGATTCATGTCAATTTGTTTACGCGAATCTTCAAGGAAACGTTGACTGAAAATCCAGAGCTTGATCGTAACGAGTATGAGCAATTTGTGACGGAGACGTTTGCTGAAGCGGCGGAGCTTGAAATTAAGTGGGCCCATCATATTATTGGCGATCGCTTCCCAGGAATTCCGATTGGCGACCTTGAAGATTACATCCGGTTTATGGCCAACAATCGGTGCAGCCAAATGGGTGCTGAAAAGCCATTTCCCGGCTATCAAGAGAATCCGCTCAAGTGGATTCGTGCCTATCAAGAAGTCGACGAAGGGAAATCAGACTTCTTCGAACAGAAATCAAGACAATACACCAAAGTATCAGAAGACAACGGCTTTGATGACCTATAA
- a CDS encoding class I SAM-dependent methyltransferase — MNSFNWHQEAEKQWDGRAEFWNANSKNMWDEGSRKTIIPFLQNHVEAGSKVADLGCGDGYGSYKLEKAGYTVTGLDISEDMIKRAKSRLEKDNLKFIQGDLVNLPFEKESFDAIMAVNSLEWTEVPFKGLEEMKRVLKPGGKLCIGVLGPTAKPRMNSYRRVYGEKVICNTMMPWELEQMAGETGWKLKDGHGVYKREVEKEDLSGLPVELQQALTFMWVFIFEKE; from the coding sequence ATGAATTCATTTAATTGGCATCAGGAAGCAGAGAAACAATGGGATGGACGAGCAGAATTTTGGAATGCCAACAGTAAGAATATGTGGGATGAGGGCAGTAGGAAAACAATTATTCCTTTTTTACAAAACCATGTGGAAGCAGGTAGTAAAGTAGCTGACTTAGGATGTGGCGATGGATACGGGTCCTACAAGCTTGAAAAGGCAGGATATACCGTGACAGGACTTGATATTTCCGAGGATATGATAAAGCGGGCTAAGTCCCGTCTTGAGAAAGACAATCTGAAGTTCATTCAAGGCGATCTCGTCAATCTTCCTTTTGAAAAAGAGAGCTTTGATGCAATTATGGCTGTGAACAGCCTTGAGTGGACAGAAGTACCCTTCAAGGGGCTGGAGGAAATGAAACGCGTACTTAAACCAGGAGGGAAGCTTTGTATCGGGGTATTAGGTCCAACTGCGAAGCCTAGAATGAATAGTTATCGTCGCGTTTATGGAGAAAAGGTAATTTGCAACACAATGATGCCATGGGAGCTTGAACAAATGGCTGGGGAAACAGGCTGGAAACTTAAAGACGGACATGGTGTGTACAAACGTGAGGTGGAGAAGGAAGACTTGTCTGGTTTACCCGTCGAACTTCAGCAAGCGCTAACGTTTATGTGGGTGTTTATTTTTGAAAAGGAATAA
- a CDS encoding nucleotidyltransferase domain-containing protein: MKQRPHPIESAKQFTKKYFPNCTGALLSGSVVRGEETATSDLDMVIFEEGCKNSYRESLVDQGWPIELFVHNLSSYKEFFKSDVDRGRPSLPRMVAEGTIVKEHPFISAVKKEAEQLLVKGPEAWTKETIEVKRYFLTDALDDFLGSTKREEDLFIAPVLAELIIEFYLRTNQQWVGHSKWAIRALRQYDDKFADRIVEAFDTFYRMGDKRQVIAVADSVLEKYGGRLFAGYSMGKGES; encoded by the coding sequence ATGAAGCAACGACCACATCCAATAGAATCAGCGAAACAGTTTACTAAGAAATACTTCCCTAACTGTACAGGAGCATTACTTTCCGGGAGTGTTGTGCGCGGGGAAGAAACAGCAACATCAGATTTAGATATGGTTATTTTTGAGGAAGGCTGCAAGAACTCTTATCGAGAATCACTTGTTGATCAAGGATGGCCGATCGAATTGTTTGTACATAATTTGAGTTCCTATAAGGAATTTTTTAAGAGTGATGTAGACCGCGGCAGACCATCTTTGCCGAGGATGGTGGCAGAAGGAACCATAGTAAAAGAGCACCCCTTTATTTCTGCTGTTAAAAAAGAAGCGGAGCAGCTTTTGGTGAAGGGTCCTGAAGCATGGACTAAGGAAACGATTGAGGTAAAGCGTTATTTTTTAACTGATGCCTTAGATGATTTCTTGGGTAGCACTAAACGAGAAGAGGATTTATTCATTGCCCCAGTGTTAGCGGAACTAATCATTGAATTCTACTTAAGAACAAATCAACAATGGGTCGGGCATTCAAAATGGGCGATACGCGCGTTGAGGCAATACGATGATAAGTTTGCTGACCGAATAGTGGAAGCCTTCGACACATTTTATAGGATGGGGGATAAAAGGCAAGTGATAGCTGTTGCAGACAGCGTGCTAGAAAAATATGGAGGGCGTTTGTTTGCAGGGTATTCAATGGGAAAAGGGGAGAGCTAA